In a genomic window of Gadus chalcogrammus isolate NIFS_2021 chromosome 17, NIFS_Gcha_1.0, whole genome shotgun sequence:
- the per1b gene encoding period circadian protein homolog 1b, protein MSYDRSVPGPGLSTRGRGTRAPKKEEGEQEASGGPGPLSGGSVSIQEAGAEGGSSPPRGSSPGGSSDRRGPPTSDDNDGTSSGNDSGERENSSQGRQSTRSSHNSSNGKDSGMRLTESSKSTTSQSLSPPGGSLAYSLLSTSSEQDPPSTSGCSSDQSARLRTQKELMKALKELKIRLPVERKTKGHSSTLDALKYALNCVKQVRANQEYYHQWSVEEGHGCSLDLSSFTAEELDTITSEYTLRNTDTFSMAVSFLSGKVVYVSPQGASLLRCTPEDLQGTVFSELLAPQDVSTFYSHTAPCRLPPWASCTGSESAPPDAAQEKSMFCRVGVPRVGGGPLRYAPFRLSPYQLTLRPSEDTAPQPCCLLLAERVHSGYEAPRIPTDKRVFTTSHTPGCLFQEVDDRVVPLLGYLPQDLVGTPILLYIHPEDRPILVAIHKKILQCAGQPFDHAPLRMCARSGEYLTLDTSWSSFVNPWSRKVAFIVGRHKVRTSPLNEDVFTVLRGCEGRGATPDMAPLSEQIHRLLGRPVHGGGSRGSSASRASRRSQPPRAPASSSSDSNGPPAQEGVAAATALAVATALAAAATATHKPMTFQQMCKDVHQVKSSGQQVFIESRHRPAARKSASAGALSSFRALSGHSVAASGTQLPSRALVPTLAPKESPTAYSYQQINCLDSIIRYLESCNIPNTLKRKSGSSSSASDEDQPHDAKCASVGLVGAPSPLPPLASASKAQSVASVTSQCSFSSTIVHVGDKKPPESDIVMEEAPPPATLAPPTSTLTAASMTPPPPAWAPVEWAGRRAGPGRAGLTREVLSLHTQQEETAFLHRFKDLSKLRVLDPTASSTVHCHPAALSRGLRCSRDHLADGSGGQRRGRGGKRLRQQEDHLSSVNPGVCLQPPPANASSWPPSAGSQASLPVGPFPPGMLPLYPLYPPQPVAPQAQMVPPMVALVLPNYLFPQMAPGPAVANPGHFYNPSFNPYHHAASMPLPLPLPLPLPLPLPLPLPLPLPLPLLGPRAPSRSSPPPSPVDHGGPESPLFQSRCSSPLNLLQLEESPSNRLEVAAATAASQQQQAAPSSVQGGGLPGQSSANERRSDESKETESGQTDDQDNMSTSSQLLDLLLQEDSRSGSGSASGSSGSRSGSGSRGHSSSGTSGTRSSHTSKYFGSIDSSENDHARKRPAGGSSSGEEQFIKCVLQDPIWLLMATTDDKVMMTYQLPSRDMEAVLRSDREALRALQKSQPRFSEEQKRELSQVHPWIRTGRLPRAINTSVCVGCRSPPPAPYDSELQQEGPAQEGDDEERQTQKRCRGGDQDMTTETQEVTSGAVEADMTH, encoded by the exons caccacctcccAGAGCCTGTCCCCGCCCGGCGGCTCTCTGGCCTACAGCCTGCTCTCCACCAGCTCGGAGCAGGACCCGCCCTCCACGTCGGGCTGCAGCAGCGACCAGTCGGCGCGGCTGCGCACCCAGAAGGAGCTCATGAAGGCCCTGAAGGAGCTCAAGATCCGGCTGCCCGTAGAGCGCAAGACCAAGGGCCACTCCAGCACCCTGGACGCCCTCAAGTACGCCCTCAACTGTGTCAAACAAGTCCGAG CCAACCAGGAGTACTACCACCAGTGGAGCGTGGAGGAGGGCCACGGCTGCAGCCTGGACCTGTCCTCCTTCACCGCCGAGGAGCTGGACACCATCACCTCGGAGTACACCCTGAGGAACACG GACACCTTCTCCATGGCCGTGTCCTTCCTGTCGGGCAAGGTGGTGTACGTCTCGCCCCAGGGCGCCTCGCTGCTCCGCTGCACGCCCGAGGACCTCCAGGGCACGGTGTTCTCCGAGCTCCTGGCCCCGCAGGACGTCAGCACCTTCTACAGCCACACGGCACCCTGCCGCCTGCCCCCCTGGGCGTCCTGCACGGGCTCCG AGTCGGCGCCGCCCGACGCCGCCCAGGAGAAGTCCATGTTCTGCCGCGTCGGCGTGCCGCGGGTGGGCGGTGGCCCGCTGCGCTACGCCCCGTTCCGCCTCTCGCCGTACCAGCTGACCCTGCGGCCCTCGGAGGACACCGCGCCCCAGCCCTGCTGCCTGCTCCTGGCGGAGCGCGTGCACTCGGGATACGAAG cccctcgCATCCCGACGGACAAGCGGGTCTTCACCACCAGCCACACGCCGGGGTGCCTCTTCCAGGAGGTGGACGACAG ggtggtgccgttgctaggatacctccCCCAGGACCTGGTGGGGACCCCAATCCTCCTCTACATCCACCCTGAGGACCGACCCATCCTGGTGGCCATCCACAAGAAGA TCCTGCAGTGTGCCGGGCAGCCCttcgaccacgcccccctgaggATGTGCGCCCGCAGCGGCGAGTACCTGACCCTGGACACCAGCTGGTCGTCCTTCGTCAACCCCTGGAGCCGCAAGGTGGCCTTCATCGTGGGCCGCCACAAAGTGCGCAC gAGCCCGCTGAACGAGGACGTGTTCACCGTGCTGCGCGGCTGCGAGGGCCGCGGCGCCACGCCCGACATGGCGCCGCTGAGCGAGCAGATCCACCGGCTGCTGGGGCGGCCCGTGCACGGCGGGGGGTCCCGGGGCTCCAGTGCGTCCCGGGCCTCCCGCCGCTCGCAGCCCCCGCGGgccccggcctcctcctccagcgacAGCAACGGCCCCCCGGCGCAGGAGGGCgtggccgccgccaccgccctgGCCGTCGCCACGgcgctcgccgccgccgccaccgccacacACAAGCCC ATGACCTTCCAGCAGATGTGCAAGGACGTGCACCAGGTGAAGAGCAGCGGGCAGCAGGTGTTCATCGAGTCGCGCCACCGCCCGGCCGCCAGGAAGTCCGCCAGCGCAG GCGCACTCAGCAGCTTCAGAGCGCTCAGTGGCCACTCGGTGGCTGCGTCCGGCACACAGCTGCCCAGCAGAGCCCTGGTCCCCACGCTAGCGCCCAAAGAGTCGCCCACCGCCTACTCCTACCAGCAGATCAACTGCCTGGACAGCAtcataag GTATCTGGAAAGCTGCAACATTCCCAACACCTTGAAGAGGAAGTctggctcctcttcctccgcctctGATGAGGACCAGCCCCATGACGCCAAAT GTGCCTCAGTGGGCCTGGTGGGGgcgccctcccctctccctcctctggccTCGGCCAGCAAGGCCCAGAGCGTTGCCTCGGTTACGTCCCAGTGTAGCTTCAGCAGCACCATCGTCCACGTAGGAGACAAGAAGCCGCCGGAGTCAG ATATCGTCATGGaggaggcccctccccctgccacactggctcctcccacatcgACCTTGACGGCCGCCTCtatgaccccccctcccccggcgtGGGCCCCGGTGGAGTGGGCCGGGaggcgggccgggccgggccgcgCAGGCCTGACCCGGGAGGTTCTGTCGCTGCACACGCAGCAGGAGGAGACGGCCTTCCTCCACCGCTTCAAGGACCTCAGCAAGCTGAGGGTGTTGGACCCCACCGCCTCGTCCACCGTGCACTGCCACCCCGCCGCGCTGTcccgag gGCTCCGCTGTTCCCGGGACCACCTCGCCGACGGCAGCGGGGGCCAGCGCCGCGGCCGGGGGGGCAAGCGCCTCAGGCAGCAGGAGGATCACCTTAGCTCGGTGAACCCGGGGGTCtgcctgcagcccccccccgccaacgcctcctcctggcccccctCTGCGGGCTCCCAGGCCAGCCTCCCGGTGGGGCCCTTCCCTCCCGGCATGCTGCCCCTCTACCCCCTGTACCCGCCCCAGCCCGTGGCCCCCCAGGCCCAGATGGTACCCCCCATGGTGGCCCTGGTCCTGCCCAACTACCTGTTCCCCCAGatggccccgggccccgccgTGGCCAACCCGGGACACTTCTACAACCCCAGCTTCAACCCCTACCACCACGCTGCCTccatgcccctccccctccccctccccctccccctgcccctgcccctccccctccccctgcccctgcccctccccctgcccctgctggggccccgggccccgtcCCGCAGCAGCCCGCCGCCCTCCCCGGTGGACCACGGGGGCCCAGAGTCGCCGCTGTTCCAGTCGCGCTGCTCCTCGCCGCtcaacctgctgcagctggaggAGTCTCCTAGCAACCGGCTTGAGGTCGCCGCGGCGACGGCCgcctcccagcagcagcaggccgcaCCCTCCTCGGTGCAGGGGGGCGGGCTCCCGGGGCAGAGCTCGGCCAATGAGAGACGCTCTGACGAgtccaaagagacagagagt GGCCAGACCGACGACCAGGACAACATGTCCACCTCCAGCCAGCTGCTGGACCTGCTGCTGCAGGAGGACTCCCGCTCGGGCAGCGGCTCGGCCTCGGGCTCCTCTGGGTCGCGCTCCGGCTCCGGCTCCCGGGGCCACAGCTCCTCAGGGACCAGCGGCACCC GgagcagccacaccagcaagTACTTCGGCAGCATCGACTCGTCGGAGAACGACCACGCCCGCAAGCGGCCAgccgggggcagcagcagcggcgagGAGCAGTTCATCAAGTGCGTGCTGCAGGACCCCATCTGGCTGCTCATGGCCACCACCGACGACAAGGTCATGATGACCTACCAGCTGCCCTCCAG GGACATGGAGGCTGTGCTGCGGTCGGACCGCGAGGCGCTCAGGGCCCTGCAGAAGAGCCAGCCGCGCTTCAGCGAGGAGCAGAAGAGGGAGCTGAGCCAGGTGCACCCCTGGATACGCACCGGACGGCTGCCCCGAGCCATCAACACCTCC gtgtgcGTGGGGtgcaggtccccccccccggccccctacGACTCAGAGCTCCAACAGGAGGGCCCCGCCCAGGAGGGGGACGACGAAGAGCGCCAGACGCAAAAACGCTGCAGAGGCGGCGACCAGGACATGACGACGGAGACGCAGGAAGTGACCTCAGGGGCCGTCGAGGCGGACATGACGCACTGA